One part of the Corynebacterium sp. CNCTC7651 genome encodes these proteins:
- a CDS encoding glycoside hydrolase family 3 N-terminal domain-containing protein, giving the protein MARFARGLLAGALCLATLTSCVAKQEAPVPTPEPVVEQASSPPPAPVDPAVARVPQDLRAKVASLMVVGVSNYDQARAALDQGAGGLIVPSWADPALLHEPGRDLNALRAEYGGYGHPFTVAIDFEGGRVQRHTHVLGEFMPPRVLAGTPDEVIQGTGYDIGVSLRAHGMNVDYAPLLDLDLVGLEIVGDRALGSDPHEVARVAGLFSQGLVDAGVTPTFKHFPGHGRASGDTHHTLAVTPPIEELRAVDMLPYGPLLSRFPQASVMMGHMIVPGLVPAGWNPADFGVGIPSSLNPEAYRILREGDYPGGVPYDGPVVTDDLSGMRGILDYAPTPEAVKRAIGAGADQALWSSGADLPHIIDVVVAAVEAGEIPMERIDEAAVRVQRQLISVGL; this is encoded by the coding sequence GTGGCACGTTTCGCGCGCGGTTTGCTCGCTGGGGCTTTGTGCTTGGCGACGTTAACTTCGTGCGTCGCAAAGCAGGAAGCCCCTGTGCCCACGCCGGAACCTGTGGTGGAACAAGCCTCGTCTCCGCCGCCGGCTCCCGTGGACCCCGCGGTAGCGCGCGTGCCGCAGGACCTGCGTGCGAAGGTGGCCAGCCTGATGGTTGTCGGGGTGAGTAACTATGACCAGGCGCGGGCGGCGCTGGATCAGGGCGCGGGTGGGCTGATTGTGCCCAGCTGGGCGGATCCGGCGCTGCTGCATGAGCCGGGGCGGGATCTCAACGCGCTGCGGGCGGAGTACGGCGGTTACGGCCACCCGTTTACCGTGGCCATTGATTTTGAGGGCGGGCGCGTGCAGCGCCACACGCACGTGCTGGGGGAGTTCATGCCGCCGCGCGTGCTTGCCGGCACGCCGGACGAGGTGATTCAGGGCACGGGGTACGACATCGGGGTTTCGCTGCGTGCGCACGGCATGAACGTGGATTATGCGCCGCTGCTGGATCTGGACCTGGTTGGGTTGGAGATTGTGGGGGACCGGGCGCTGGGGTCGGACCCGCACGAAGTCGCGCGGGTGGCGGGGCTGTTCTCGCAGGGCCTGGTGGATGCGGGTGTGACGCCCACGTTCAAGCATTTCCCCGGCCACGGGCGTGCGTCGGGCGACACGCACCACACGTTGGCGGTGACGCCGCCGATTGAGGAGCTGCGAGCGGTGGACATGCTGCCCTACGGCCCGCTGTTGTCCCGCTTCCCGCAGGCCAGCGTGATGATGGGCCATATGATCGTCCCCGGCCTCGTGCCCGCGGGGTGGAACCCGGCGGACTTCGGCGTAGGTATCCCGAGCTCGCTGAACCCGGAGGCGTACCGCATCCTGCGCGAGGGCGACTACCCGGGCGGCGTGCCGTACGACGGCCCCGTGGTTACCGATGACCTCTCCGGCATGCGAGGCATTCTGGATTACGCGCCGACACCGGAGGCGGTGAAGCGGGCGATCGGCGCAGGGGCGGACCAGGCGCTGTGGTCCTCCGGCGCGGACCTGCCGCACATCATTGACGTGGTGGTGGCGGCGGTGGAGGCTGGCGAGATCCCAATGGAGCGGATCGACGAGGCCGCGGTGCGCGTGCAGCGCCAGCTCATCAGCGTCGGGCTGTAG
- a CDS encoding DUF2613 domain-containing protein: protein MSHRVEVPVAAPAAGGRALSSVLASVVMGVVLGIVGVLGIAAFSGQTTVPTGGAVPADQAVLGGPEYGSRQ from the coding sequence ATGTCACACCGCGTTGAGGTCCCCGTCGCGGCGCCGGCTGCGGGCGGGCGCGCGCTGAGCTCTGTGCTGGCCAGCGTGGTCATGGGCGTTGTGCTGGGCATTGTGGGTGTGCTGGGAATCGCGGCGTTTTCAGGGCAGACCACCGTGCCCACCGGCGGCGCGGTGCCGGCGGATCAGGCCGTGCTTGGCGGGCCGGAGTACGGCTCGCGGCAGTAG